In one Cervus elaphus chromosome 9, mCerEla1.1, whole genome shotgun sequence genomic region, the following are encoded:
- the F2RL3 gene encoding proteinase-activated receptor 4 — MWVFLLLWPLALGFSLGDTQTPIGYEEVGSAAEGDDSTPRPHPRGFPGQPCANDSNTLELPANSRALLLGWVPTRLVPALYGLALAVGLPANSLALWVLATQVPRLPSTMMLMNLAAADLLLALALPPRIAYHLRGQRWPFGEAACRLDTAALYGHLYGSLLLLAAVSLDRYLAVVHPLRARTLRGQRLAGGLCVTAWLAAAALAMPLALQQQTFRLARSDHVLCHDVLPTGAQASYWRPAFICLAGFGCFLPLLAMVLSYGATLRTLAAGGQRYGHALRLTALVLASAVALFAPSNVLLLLHFSNPGPDAWGDLYAAYVPSLALSTLNSCVDPFIYYFVSAEFRSKVQEGLLRRAPGTTTASRERGSQATGTRSSSLV, encoded by the exons ATGTGGGTATTCTTGCTGCTGTGGCCTCTGGCCCTAGGGTTCAGCCTGGGTGACACCCAGACCCCCATCGGCTATGAGGAGGTGGGGAGCGCAGCAGAAGGCGATG ACAGCACACCGAGGCCCCACCCCCGCGGCTTCCCCGGCCAGCCCTGTGCCAATGACAGCAACACTCTGGAGCTCCCTGCCAACTCTCGGGCCCTGCTGCTGGGCTGGGTGCCCACGAGGCTGGTGCCTGCACTCTACGGGCTGGCCCTGGCAGTGGGGCTGCCCGCCAACAGCCTGGCGCTGTGGGTGCTGGCCACGCAGGTGCCCCGACTGCCCTCCACCATGATGCTGATGAACCTGGCGGCCGCTGACCTGCTGCTGGCACTGGCGCTGCCGCCACGGATCGCCTACCACCTGCGGGGCCAGCGCTGGCCCTTCGGCGAGGCCGCCTGCCGCCTGGACACAGCCGCGCTCTACGGCCACCTGTATGGCTCCCTGTTGCTGCTGGCCGCTGTCAGCCTGGACCGCTACCTGGCCGTAGTGCACCCACTGCGGGCCCGCACCCTGCGAGGCCAGCGCCTGGCCGGCGGGCTCTGCGTCACGGCCTGGCTGGCGGCAGCTGCCCTGGCGATGCCCCTGGCGCTGCAGCAGCAGACCTTCCGGCTGGCACGCTCTGACCACGTGCTGTGCCACGACGTGCTGCCCACCGGCGCCCAGGCCTCCTACTGGCGGCCCGCCTTCATCTGCCTGGCGGGGTTCGGCTGCTTCCTGCCGCTGCTGGCCATGGTGCTGAGCTACGGGGCCACTCTACGCACGCTGGCGGCTGGGGGCCAGCGCTACGGCCACGCGCTGCGGCTGACCGCGCTGGTGCTGGCCTCCGCCGTGGCCCTCTTCGCGCCCAGcaacgtgctgctgctgctgcacttCTCAAACCCCGGCCCTGACGCCTGGGGGGACCTGTACGCCGCCTACGTGCCCAGCCTGGCGCTCAGCACCCTCAACAGCTGTGTGGACCCCTTCATCTATTATTTCGTGTCTGCCGAGTTCAGGAGCAAGGTGCAGGAGGGCTTGCTCCGCCGGGCACCTGGCACCACCACGGCCTCCAGGGAGCGGGGCAGCCAGGCGACGGGGACCCGGTCCTCCTCGCTCGTGTGA